The Gammaproteobacteria bacterium genome window below encodes:
- a CDS encoding 4-hydroxy-tetrahydrodipicolinate synthase, producing MFKGSMVAIATPMHVGGEVDFDSLAKYVEFHIENDTDALVPAGTTGESATLNHAEHCEVIQFVVDQVKGRIPVIAGTGANSTQEAIELTQCAKDAGADACLLVSPYYNKPTQEGLILHHQAIAKAVAIPQILYNVPGRTAVDLLPETAIKLSSVDNIVGIKEATGEIDRCKQILAASPKEFMLISGDDYSAMEFLLAGGCGVITVTGNVAPKLFHDMCIASIDGDRNKAQEMNARLEKLNKDLFVESNPIPVKWCLTEMGLFPTGTRLPMTTLSEIHHETLRQALSAAGSI from the coding sequence GTGTTCAAAGGTAGCATGGTCGCCATTGCGACACCTATGCATGTCGGGGGGGAGGTCGATTTCGACTCGCTGGCCAAATATGTAGAGTTTCATATAGAAAATGACACCGATGCGTTGGTACCTGCGGGTACAACCGGTGAATCTGCAACGCTAAATCATGCAGAGCATTGCGAGGTGATTCAATTTGTTGTTGATCAAGTTAAGGGACGAATACCTGTAATTGCGGGTACCGGTGCAAATTCAACTCAAGAGGCAATTGAGCTGACACAGTGTGCTAAAGATGCGGGGGCAGATGCCTGCTTGCTGGTATCTCCTTATTATAATAAGCCCACGCAAGAAGGTTTAATATTGCATCATCAAGCGATTGCAAAAGCAGTAGCGATACCACAAATTTTGTATAACGTGCCCGGACGTACTGCTGTCGATTTATTGCCTGAGACGGCAATTAAGTTGTCATCTGTTGATAATATTGTTGGCATAAAAGAAGCTACTGGTGAAATTGATCGTTGCAAACAAATCTTAGCTGCTAGTCCTAAAGAGTTTATGTTGATCAGTGGTGACGATTATTCTGCAATGGAATTTCTATTGGCGGGTGGCTGTGGTGTAATTACGGTTACAGGTAATGTAGCGCCTAAACTATTCCATGATATGTGCATAGCGAGTATTGATGGCGATCGAAATAAAGCGCAGGAAATGAATGCCAGATTAGAAAAATTGAACAAGGACTTATTTGTTGAGTCTAATCCTATACCGGTTAAATGGTGTTTAACGGAAATGGGTTTATTTCCTACAGGTACAAGACTACCCATGACTACGCTGTCTGAAATTCATCATGAAACGTTGCGCCAAGCTTTATCAGCAGCAGGCTCAATCTAG